The Kordia sp. SMS9 genome window below encodes:
- the asnB gene encoding asparagine synthase B, translated as MCGIVCAFELKQKSEALRPQLLEMSKKIRHRGPDWSGIYSAENAILTHERLAIVDPVSGKQPLFSEDKQLILAANGEIYNHRELRKQFEGSYNFQTQSDCEVILALYKEKGSTFLDELNGIFGFALYDAQQDAYLVARDHMGIIPLYIGWDKHGTFYVASELKALEGVCSKIEVFPPGYYLDSKIGELKQWYQRDWMDYEAVKENQTSIDELREALEASIHRQLMSDVPYGVLLSGGLDSSITSAVAKKYAQKRIESDDTAEAWWPQLHSFSIGLKGSPDLAAARKVADHIGTVHHEITFTIQEGLDAIKDVIYHLETYDITTIRASTPMYLMARVIKSMGIKMVLSGEGADEIFGGYLYFHKAPSAEELHKETVRKLDKLYQYDCLRANKSLAAWGIEGRVPFLDKEFMDVAMRINPKDKMINGERMEKWVLRKAFESYLPESVAWRQKEQFSDGVGYDWIDTLKELVESEVSDEQLANAKFRFPVQTPRAKEEYYYRSIFEEHFPSETASLTVPSVPSVACSSVTALEWDESFKNMNDPSGRAVANVHEEAY; from the coding sequence ATGTGTGGAATTGTATGTGCCTTTGAGCTTAAACAAAAATCTGAAGCGTTGAGACCTCAACTTTTAGAAATGTCGAAAAAAATCCGTCATCGTGGACCGGATTGGAGTGGAATTTACAGTGCTGAAAATGCAATTCTAACGCATGAACGTTTAGCAATTGTCGATCCAGTATCAGGAAAACAACCTTTGTTCAGTGAAGATAAACAATTAATCTTGGCGGCGAACGGAGAAATATACAATCATAGAGAATTACGCAAACAGTTTGAAGGTTCGTATAACTTTCAAACACAATCCGATTGTGAAGTCATTCTTGCCTTATACAAAGAAAAAGGAAGTACGTTTTTAGATGAATTGAACGGAATTTTTGGTTTTGCATTGTATGATGCACAACAAGATGCGTATTTAGTAGCAAGAGATCATATGGGAATCATTCCTTTATATATTGGTTGGGATAAACACGGAACATTCTATGTAGCGTCTGAATTGAAAGCTTTAGAAGGTGTATGTAGTAAAATTGAAGTATTTCCTCCAGGATACTATTTAGATAGTAAAATCGGCGAATTAAAACAATGGTACCAACGCGATTGGATGGACTATGAAGCTGTCAAAGAAAACCAAACAAGCATTGACGAACTGCGTGAAGCCTTAGAAGCTTCCATTCACAGACAATTAATGTCTGATGTACCTTACGGAGTGTTACTTTCGGGCGGATTGGATTCTTCGATCACTTCTGCCGTAGCGAAAAAATATGCGCAAAAACGTATCGAATCAGACGATACAGCAGAAGCTTGGTGGCCACAATTGCATTCGTTCTCTATCGGATTGAAAGGTTCGCCAGATTTAGCTGCTGCTAGAAAAGTGGCAGATCATATCGGAACCGTGCATCACGAAATTACCTTTACCATTCAAGAAGGGTTGGATGCAATAAAAGATGTTATTTATCACTTAGAAACCTACGATATTACTACGATAAGAGCTTCAACGCCAATGTACTTAATGGCAAGAGTCATCAAATCTATGGGAATCAAAATGGTACTCTCAGGCGAAGGTGCTGACGAAATTTTTGGAGGCTATTTATACTTCCACAAAGCGCCAAGTGCGGAAGAATTACACAAAGAAACCGTTCGTAAACTAGACAAATTATACCAATACGATTGTTTACGTGCCAACAAATCATTGGCAGCTTGGGGAATAGAAGGGCGTGTGCCTTTCTTAGACAAAGAATTTATGGATGTTGCCATGCGCATCAATCCAAAAGACAAAATGATCAACGGCGAACGTATGGAAAAGTGGGTATTGCGCAAAGCATTTGAATCCTACTTACCAGAAAGCGTTGCATGGCGACAAAAAGAACAATTTAGTGATGGCGTAGGCTACGACTGGATTGATACCTTAAAAGAATTAGTAGAAAGCGAAGTTTCGGACGAGCAATTGGCAAACGCAAAATTCCGTTTCCCAGTACAAACACCAAGAGCAAAAGAAGAATATTACTATCGCAGCATATTTGAGGAGCATTTTCCATCAGAAACAGCTTCGTTAACAGTGCCTTCGGTACCATCAGTAGCCTGTAGTTCGGTAACCGCTTTGGAATGGGATGAATCTTTCAAAAACATGAACGATCCTTCTGGAAGAGCGGTGGCAAATGTGCATGAAGAAGCGTATTAA
- a CDS encoding DUF2911 domain-containing protein: MKKHFLATGFLIITLLFSIDATAQKFSDVDKSPHDISYFKAKRNAPPIIKVVYGRPQKKGRSIFGSLVPYGKVWRTGANEATEVTFFKDVTLGDQEIKAGTYSLFTIPNKNSWTIIINSDTDIWGSYYYNKDNDVARLDVPVNKIDALEYFSIAFTKETDGARMILAWDNISAAVPFSF, from the coding sequence ATGAAAAAGCATTTTTTAGCCACAGGATTTTTAATCATTACTTTATTATTTAGTATAGATGCCACTGCACAAAAGTTCAGTGATGTTGATAAGAGTCCGCATGACATCAGTTATTTTAAAGCCAAACGAAATGCACCACCCATTATTAAAGTGGTGTATGGAAGACCACAAAAGAAAGGTCGTAGTATTTTTGGAAGCTTAGTTCCTTATGGAAAAGTTTGGCGTACTGGCGCTAATGAAGCCACAGAAGTTACTTTTTTTAAAGACGTAACATTAGGAGACCAAGAAATTAAAGCAGGAACGTACAGTTTGTTTACCATTCCCAATAAAAATTCTTGGACAATTATTATAAATTCAGACACCGACATTTGGGGATCTTATTATTACAATAAAGATAATGATGTAGCTCGCCTAGATGTTCCTGTCAATAAAATTGATGCTTTAGAGTATTTTTCTATTGCATTCACAAAGGAAACTGATGGTGCTCGCATGATACTAGCATGGGACAATATTAGTGCTGCGGTACCGTTTAGTTTTTAA
- a CDS encoding amidohydrolase, with translation MTKKLLLLTLIICAISCSQKQTVDTIVINAKVYTVDKNFSDAEAFAVKDGKFVEVGTTSDILTKYEAEKTIDVNGKTVFPGFIDAHCHFYRLGTDKQSVDLVGTESYEEVIQRIFEFQKEKNVPFITGRGWDQNDWEVKEFPTKDRLDKLFPDTPIALTRVDGHAYLVNQKALDMAGITAATKIPGGEVQLKDGKLTGILVDNPMDLIDKIIPQPNRAQQIQALKDAQKECFSYGLTTVNDAGLSKDVINLIDSLQKAETLKIRMYAMISNTPENVEYYIDKEPYKTDYLNVSSFKVYGDGALGSRGAALKESYSDQENHFGAMVTSPAELSKLAERIAKTNYQMNTHAIGDSANYQVLKTYAKALEGQRNRRWKIEHAQVIDEADFDIFKNDNIFPSVQPTHATSDMYWAGDRLGETREKGAYAYKRLLNLSGKLALGTDFPVEYVSPFKTFYAAVARKDSKHYPEGGYQMENALSREETLKGMTIWAAYSNFEENEKGSIETGKFADFIVLDKNIMEIPENDIFNTNVLQTFVAGKKVK, from the coding sequence ATGACCAAAAAACTTCTACTCTTAACACTCATTATTTGTGCTATTTCCTGTTCACAAAAACAAACAGTTGATACCATCGTCATCAATGCGAAAGTTTACACAGTTGATAAAAACTTTTCTGATGCAGAAGCGTTTGCCGTAAAAGATGGAAAATTTGTTGAAGTAGGAACTACAAGCGATATCTTAACAAAATACGAAGCTGAAAAAACGATTGATGTTAACGGAAAAACTGTTTTTCCAGGATTCATTGATGCGCATTGTCACTTTTACCGATTAGGAACCGACAAACAAAGCGTAGACTTAGTAGGAACCGAAAGTTATGAAGAAGTCATTCAACGTATTTTCGAATTTCAAAAAGAAAAAAATGTGCCGTTCATTACAGGGCGTGGTTGGGATCAAAACGATTGGGAAGTTAAAGAATTTCCAACGAAAGATCGTTTAGACAAACTATTCCCTGACACGCCTATTGCACTCACACGTGTGGATGGACATGCATATTTGGTGAATCAGAAAGCGTTGGACATGGCAGGAATCACAGCAGCAACAAAAATTCCTGGCGGCGAAGTACAACTCAAAGATGGAAAACTCACAGGAATTCTGGTAGACAATCCAATGGATTTAATAGATAAAATTATTCCACAACCCAATCGCGCGCAGCAAATTCAAGCATTAAAAGACGCACAAAAGGAATGTTTCTCGTATGGTTTAACAACGGTAAACGATGCAGGTTTAAGTAAAGATGTCATCAATCTTATTGACAGTTTACAAAAAGCGGAAACCCTCAAAATCCGCATGTACGCAATGATTAGCAATACGCCGGAAAATGTGGAATATTATATTGACAAAGAACCGTACAAAACAGATTACTTGAATGTATCTTCGTTCAAAGTATATGGTGATGGCGCGTTAGGTTCGCGGGGAGCAGCATTAAAAGAATCTTATTCAGATCAAGAAAATCATTTTGGTGCCATGGTGACGAGTCCCGCAGAACTTTCAAAATTAGCGGAGCGTATTGCGAAAACCAACTACCAAATGAACACACATGCCATTGGCGATTCAGCCAATTATCAAGTATTAAAAACTTATGCAAAAGCATTGGAAGGACAACGCAATCGTCGTTGGAAAATAGAACATGCACAAGTCATTGATGAAGCTGATTTTGACATTTTCAAAAACGATAATATCTTTCCATCGGTACAGCCAACACATGCAACCAGTGATATGTACTGGGCTGGCGATCGTTTGGGAGAAACACGCGAAAAAGGCGCGTATGCGTACAAAAGACTCTTAAACTTATCTGGGAAACTTGCCTTAGGAACTGACTTTCCAGTAGAATATGTAAGTCCGTTCAAGACGTTTTATGCCGCTGTGGCGCGAAAAGACTCAAAGCACTATCCTGAAGGTGGTTATCAAATGGAAAACGCTTTATCTCGCGAAGAAACACTCAAAGGTATGACCATTTGGGCAGCGTATAGCAATTTTGAAGAAAACGAAAAAGGGAGCATTGAAACAGGAAAATTTGCAGATTTTATTGTGCTAGATAAAAACATCATGGAAATTCCAGAAAATGACATTTTTAATACCAATGTATTGCAAACGTTTGTTGCAGGAAAAAAAGTGAAATAG
- a CDS encoding TonB-dependent receptor: MRNHIIKSTCILAVFLIANLATAQDKDKDKENIGTEVVNVVKPYTPSVSDAFKIKQTPSLNDKETAKKKEIKYAIFSFPVASTFTPAKGRAANLKKAKPEKLYNTYVSLGLGNYNTAALDFYTSRAISRDETFDISLRHHSSQGDIEGVVLDNNFFDTKLDLAYINRSRDLSWKAKAGYQHQIYNWYGLPDVGLTPAEIGGINEQQTYHNVYLGADVNMEDSFFNGGNIMCRRMFDATSSGENRLILQPEFEVEIAGELINAMVDIDYVGGTFKNNYAGTGSIDYSILKAGISPSLVILRDDLTVNFGAGIYVGMDLENSENDIFIYPRITAQYRLSGDDIIAYAGIEGDLQQNSYYDFVQENFFMSPTLGIAPTDQQYNGYLGIKGKLTSNVSYNARASYISEKGKPLFRANTLNPQPDNGYSYGNSFTVLYDDVTTLSVFGEINVDITSNFKFGAKAEYFNYSTDQQEEAWNLPELEASIFADYQITENWFAGANIFFIGERKDQFDITGFAIQTAPVTVTLDSFIDVNAHLGYRFNDRLSVFAKANNIANQDYQRWVNFPVQQFQIMAGATYKFDF, translated from the coding sequence ATGCGAAATCATATCATAAAATCAACTTGTATTCTGGCGGTATTTTTAATAGCAAATTTGGCAACTGCGCAAGACAAAGACAAGGATAAAGAAAACATCGGAACGGAAGTGGTAAATGTGGTAAAACCGTATACGCCGTCAGTTTCAGATGCGTTCAAAATAAAACAAACACCTTCGTTGAATGATAAAGAAACGGCAAAAAAGAAAGAAATAAAATATGCTATCTTTTCCTTTCCGGTAGCGTCTACGTTTACGCCAGCCAAAGGACGCGCAGCCAATTTAAAGAAAGCAAAACCTGAAAAACTCTACAATACGTATGTGTCGCTCGGTTTAGGAAACTACAACACGGCAGCACTTGATTTTTACACAAGCAGGGCAATTAGTAGAGATGAAACTTTTGATATTTCTTTACGCCATCACTCGTCGCAAGGAGATATTGAAGGTGTAGTATTGGATAATAATTTCTTTGATACGAAGTTGGATTTGGCGTATATCAATCGCAGTAGAGACTTATCATGGAAAGCAAAAGCAGGGTATCAGCACCAAATTTACAATTGGTATGGTTTGCCAGACGTAGGATTAACTCCAGCGGAAATTGGCGGTATTAATGAACAACAAACCTATCACAATGTCTACTTGGGAGCGGATGTAAATATGGAAGATTCGTTCTTTAACGGCGGAAACATCATGTGTAGAAGAATGTTTGACGCTACAAGTTCAGGCGAAAACCGATTGATCTTGCAACCAGAATTTGAAGTGGAAATCGCAGGCGAACTCATCAACGCGATGGTTGATATTGACTATGTTGGCGGAACATTTAAAAATAATTATGCGGGCACAGGAAGTATTGATTACAGCATCTTAAAAGCAGGAATCTCTCCAAGTTTGGTCATTCTACGTGACGATTTAACGGTCAACTTTGGCGCAGGAATCTATGTAGGAATGGATTTGGAAAACAGTGAAAACGATATCTTTATCTATCCAAGAATTACAGCGCAATATCGTCTCAGTGGCGATGATATCATTGCATACGCGGGAATAGAAGGTGACTTACAACAAAATTCATATTACGACTTCGTGCAAGAAAACTTTTTCATGTCTCCAACGTTGGGAATTGCTCCAACAGATCAACAATACAACGGATACTTAGGAATCAAAGGAAAGCTAACTTCTAACGTAAGTTACAACGCCAGAGCGTCCTATATTTCAGAAAAGGGCAAACCACTTTTTAGAGCCAATACGCTCAATCCACAACCAGACAATGGATATTCCTATGGAAATTCCTTTACGGTTCTCTACGACGATGTAACAACACTTTCGGTATTTGGTGAAATCAATGTGGATATTACGAGTAACTTTAAATTTGGCGCTAAGGCGGAATATTTCAATTACAGTACCGATCAGCAAGAAGAAGCGTGGAACTTACCAGAGCTTGAAGCGTCTATCTTTGCAGACTATCAAATCACAGAAAACTGGTTTGCAGGCGCGAATATTTTCTTCATTGGTGAACGAAAAGATCAATTTGATATCACAGGTTTTGCAATACAAACAGCACCAGTTACCGTAACATTAGATAGTTTTATTGATGTAAATGCGCATCTTGGTTATCGTTTCAACGATCGTTTATCGGTTTTTGCAAAAGCAAACAATATTGCCAATCAAGACTATCAGCGTTGGGTAAACTTTCCAGTACAGCAATTCCAAATTATGGCAGGAGCCACTTATAAATTTGATTTCTAA
- a CDS encoding tetratricopeptide repeat protein, whose protein sequence is MSKKNLQFILCLVLVCFQLSYAQKTKVYTHDLKDYNEALHLYNSKQYQASQTLFDKVKRGTSDYETEANCVYYIANCAVRLNQLGADTMMEDFVKSYPTSTKRNSAYIDVADYYFENGRYARALKWYDKSGDKGLTNAQREEYNFKKGYAYFTSKKYGKSKEYFQKLLDSPKYGSQAKYYTGYIAYQEDNYKEASEYFDGVSQDEEYNEKLSYFKADMNFKLGNFQKAIDLSKKELPNADRKEISELNKIIGESHFNLKEYEEAIPYLKAYKGKKGRWNNTDFYQLGYAYYKQKEYENAIKQFNKIVDGNNFVAQNAYYHLGECYLNTDKKQQALNAFRNASQMDFEKKIQEDAGLNYARLSYEIGNPYESVPSVLTSYLKKYPDTEHQAELEELLVSSYITSKDYEAALNLLESSKKYSDKTTYQKVAFYRAIELFNDSNYQDALTFFDKSLKENESAEYTARATFWKAETNYLLDNYDIALEGFKSFANANITDTEEAKTINYNLAYTYFKQKEYTSAISSFENFIANNADDTARVNDSYLRLGDSYFVTSDYTNAIKAYDKAIAMKGIDEDYAYFQKAISYGFTGKTDTKISALDTFIKKYKKSSLRDDAMYELGNTYINSDKTTEGLNMYAKMVEAYPKSSYVPKTMLKQGLINYNTGKNQVALTKFRSVVAKFPNTEEAIQAVATAKLIYIELGQVEVYANWVKNLDFVDVTDAELDKATYESAEKQFIQNNTDKAIEGFEKYVQQFPNGLNAVKANFYLAQSYFSKGETQKTIPHYEYVLQSERNEYTEQALARLAQVLLETDNYTKAVPVLKRLEESADFPQNVTYAQSNLMKINYEQDNYSETFAYAAKVLANDKIDDRIKSDAHVFIARSAIATNDEDKAKAAYAEVQKIAKGKLAAEALYYEAYFKNKEKDYEGSNAVIQKLVKNYSSYKQFGAKGLILMAKNSYALEDSFQATYILESVIKNFQKYPEEVAKAEAELAKIKKAEAKRNSSVTPVEDEDGN, encoded by the coding sequence ATGAGCAAAAAAAATCTTCAATTCATTCTATGCTTGGTGCTTGTATGTTTTCAACTCTCATACGCACAAAAAACCAAAGTGTACACACACGATTTAAAAGACTATAACGAAGCCTTACATCTGTATAATAGCAAACAGTATCAAGCTTCGCAAACACTTTTTGACAAGGTGAAACGCGGTACTTCCGATTACGAAACGGAAGCCAATTGCGTCTACTATATTGCTAATTGTGCAGTGCGCTTGAACCAACTTGGCGCAGATACGATGATGGAAGATTTTGTAAAAAGTTATCCGACAAGTACCAAAAGAAATTCCGCCTACATTGATGTTGCCGATTATTATTTTGAGAATGGAAGATACGCGCGAGCCTTAAAATGGTACGACAAATCAGGCGATAAAGGCTTGACCAACGCGCAACGAGAAGAATACAACTTTAAAAAAGGATACGCGTATTTTACCTCTAAAAAGTACGGGAAATCCAAAGAATACTTTCAAAAACTATTAGATTCTCCAAAATACGGTTCACAAGCAAAATACTACACAGGTTATATTGCGTACCAAGAAGATAACTACAAAGAAGCAAGTGAATATTTCGATGGTGTTTCACAAGATGAAGAATACAACGAAAAGCTGTCGTACTTTAAAGCTGACATGAACTTTAAATTGGGGAACTTTCAAAAGGCAATCGACTTGTCTAAGAAAGAATTGCCAAATGCCGATCGCAAAGAAATTTCAGAACTTAATAAAATCATCGGGGAAAGTCATTTCAATCTAAAAGAATACGAAGAAGCAATTCCGTATCTAAAAGCATATAAAGGTAAAAAAGGACGCTGGAACAACACAGATTTCTACCAATTAGGCTACGCGTACTACAAACAAAAAGAGTACGAAAACGCTATCAAACAATTCAATAAAATTGTAGATGGAAACAACTTTGTAGCACAAAACGCATATTACCATTTGGGTGAATGTTACTTGAATACAGACAAGAAACAACAAGCGTTGAACGCGTTTCGTAACGCGTCACAAATGGATTTTGAAAAGAAAATCCAAGAAGATGCCGGACTAAATTATGCACGATTGAGTTATGAAATTGGGAATCCTTACGAAAGTGTTCCTTCGGTATTGACAAGTTACCTAAAAAAATATCCTGACACCGAACACCAAGCAGAATTGGAAGAGCTTTTAGTGAGTTCATACATTACGTCGAAAGATTATGAAGCGGCGTTAAATCTGTTGGAATCCAGCAAAAAATACAGTGACAAAACGACCTATCAAAAAGTAGCGTTTTACAGAGCTATTGAATTATTCAACGACAGCAATTATCAAGACGCATTGACATTTTTTGACAAATCGCTCAAAGAAAACGAATCTGCTGAATATACCGCGAGAGCTACTTTCTGGAAAGCGGAAACAAACTATTTATTAGACAATTATGATATCGCTTTAGAAGGTTTCAAATCGTTTGCCAACGCAAATATTACGGATACGGAAGAAGCAAAAACCATCAATTACAACTTGGCGTACACGTACTTCAAACAAAAAGAATACACAAGTGCTATTTCGAGTTTTGAAAATTTCATTGCGAACAATGCGGACGACACAGCGCGCGTCAATGACAGTTATTTGCGTTTAGGAGATAGCTATTTCGTAACGAGTGATTATACAAACGCCATCAAAGCCTACGACAAAGCCATTGCGATGAAAGGAATTGACGAAGACTATGCGTATTTCCAAAAAGCAATCAGTTATGGCTTTACAGGAAAAACAGATACGAAAATTAGTGCGTTGGACACATTCATCAAGAAATACAAAAAATCGTCGTTGCGAGATGATGCAATGTATGAATTAGGAAACACGTATATCAATTCGGACAAAACCACGGAAGGACTGAATATGTATGCAAAAATGGTGGAAGCGTATCCAAAAAGTTCGTATGTGCCAAAAACGATGTTAAAACAAGGATTGATCAACTACAACACGGGAAAAAACCAAGTGGCATTGACAAAATTCCGATCTGTGGTTGCAAAATTTCCAAACACGGAAGAAGCAATTCAAGCAGTGGCGACGGCGAAATTAATCTATATCGAATTAGGACAAGTAGAAGTGTATGCGAATTGGGTAAAAAATCTCGATTTTGTTGACGTAACCGATGCCGAATTGGACAAAGCGACGTATGAATCTGCGGAAAAGCAATTCATCCAAAACAACACAGACAAAGCCATTGAAGGATTTGAAAAATACGTACAGCAGTTTCCAAACGGATTAAACGCTGTCAAAGCAAACTTTTACTTGGCGCAATCCTATTTCAGCAAAGGCGAAACTCAAAAAACCATTCCACATTACGAATACGTATTGCAAAGCGAACGCAACGAATACACGGAGCAAGCCTTGGCACGATTGGCGCAAGTATTGCTAGAAACGGACAACTATACGAAAGCCGTTCCAGTATTAAAACGCTTGGAAGAAAGTGCTGATTTCCCGCAGAATGTGACGTATGCGCAATCGAACTTAATGAAAATCAACTACGAGCAAGATAACTATTCAGAAACCTTTGCCTATGCAGCAAAAGTATTGGCAAATGATAAAATTGACGATCGTATCAAAAGTGACGCACATGTGTTCATTGCACGCTCTGCCATTGCCACAAACGACGAAGACAAAGCAAAAGCAGCGTATGCGGAAGTACAAAAAATTGCCAAAGGGAAACTAGCCGCAGAAGCCTTGTATTATGAAGCGTATTTCAAAAACAAAGAAAAAGATTATGAAGGTTCCAACGCGGTCATTCAAAAACTGGTAAAAAACTATTCGAGTTACAAACAATTTGGCGCGAAGGGATTGATTTTGATGGCGAAAAACTCGTATGCGTTAGAAGATTCTTTCCAAGCAACCTACATTTTGGAAAGTGTTATTAAAAACTTCCAGAAATATCCAGAAGAAGTCGCGAAAGCAGAAGCAGAATTGGCGAAAATTAAAAAGGCAGAAGCCAAGCGAAATTCGTCAGTGACACCCGTAGAAGATGAAGATGGAAACTAA
- a CDS encoding cell division ATP-binding protein FtsE, whose translation MEQILSLRNVSIFQRENLILSDVNLTIHKGDFVYLIGKTGSGKSSFMKTLYGDLPLTEGEGTVVDFNLNTLKEKDIPFLRRKLGIVFQDFQLLQDRTVADNLLFVLKATGWKDKDKMQTKIDEVLDKVGMKTKNFKFPHQLSGGEQQRIAIARALLNDPELIIADEPTGNLDPQTSVEVMQVLQEINQNGRTILMATHDYALLLKYPSKTLKCDEGKVFEVVQKNV comes from the coding sequence ATGGAACAAATTCTCAGTCTTAGAAACGTTTCTATTTTTCAACGCGAAAATTTAATCCTTTCCGATGTCAATCTCACGATTCATAAAGGTGATTTTGTGTATTTGATTGGAAAAACAGGATCTGGAAAGAGTAGTTTCATGAAAACCTTGTATGGTGATTTGCCGTTGACAGAAGGTGAAGGAACTGTGGTCGATTTCAATCTAAACACTTTAAAAGAGAAAGATATTCCGTTTTTACGTAGAAAATTAGGCATTGTTTTTCAAGATTTTCAATTACTCCAAGATCGCACAGTTGCCGATAATTTATTGTTTGTACTGAAAGCCACTGGCTGGAAAGATAAAGACAAAATGCAAACAAAGATTGATGAGGTGTTGGATAAAGTTGGTATGAAAACGAAAAACTTCAAATTTCCGCATCAACTCTCTGGTGGAGAACAACAACGCATTGCTATTGCGCGTGCACTTTTGAACGATCCAGAATTGATCATTGCCGATGAACCTACTGGAAATCTCGATCCGCAAACCAGTGTGGAAGTCATGCAAGTATTACAAGAAATTAATCAAAACGGTCGTACCATTTTAATGGCAACGCACGATTATGCTTTGTTGTTAAAATATCCTTCAAAAACGCTCAAATGTGACGAAGGTAAAGTATTTGAAGTCGTTCAGAAAAATGTATAA
- a CDS encoding class I SAM-dependent methyltransferase, with protein MTKVKYLKSFRKMYNSLKKTLKKLLPKRFIFNNEPFFRSLHGILYLGNKHQCGVCKKKLRRFIELPNKDLLCPFCGSLARNRRLWNILTTENYLKGRILHFSPSRNIYRKLKKRSDITYVTSDYEDEFIADHQFDITHIDQEKATFDTIICFHVLEHIPDDRKAIKELYRVAKPNANVLIQTPFKDGEIYENDQIITPEDRLKHFGQEDHVRVYSPEGLKTRLKQAGFTVKSLYFTPKSDDAYFGYASPEIVLIATK; from the coding sequence GTGACGAAGGTAAAGTATTTGAAGTCGTTCAGAAAAATGTATAATTCGCTCAAAAAAACACTAAAAAAGCTACTTCCGAAGCGTTTTATTTTTAATAATGAACCTTTTTTTCGGTCTTTACACGGCATTTTGTATTTGGGAAACAAGCACCAATGCGGCGTTTGTAAAAAGAAATTACGAAGGTTTATCGAGTTGCCAAATAAGGATTTATTGTGTCCGTTCTGCGGAAGCTTGGCAAGAAATCGCCGTTTGTGGAACATTTTAACTACTGAAAACTATCTAAAAGGGCGTATCTTGCATTTTTCGCCTTCGCGGAATATCTACCGAAAACTCAAAAAACGGTCTGATATTACGTATGTAACTTCTGATTATGAAGATGAATTTATTGCCGACCATCAATTCGACATCACCCATATTGACCAAGAAAAAGCTACTTTTGATACCATTATTTGCTTTCACGTGTTGGAACACATTCCTGACGATCGTAAAGCAATAAAAGAATTGTACAGAGTTGCCAAACCGAATGCGAATGTACTAATTCAGACACCTTTTAAAGATGGGGAAATTTACGAAAACGATCAAATTATTACTCCTGAAGATCGATTGAAACATTTTGGACAGGAAGACCATGTACGTGTTTATTCTCCAGAAGGATTAAAAACACGCTTAAAACAAGCTGGTTTTACAGTAAAAAGCTTATATTTCACGCCTAAAAGTGATGACGCCTATTTTGGATATGCGTCTCCTGAAATTGTTTTAATTGCTACCAAATAA
- a CDS encoding glycosyltransferase, producing the protein MLSILIPTYDYDISSLVEEIHSQITKTDCAFEILCLDDHSNDKETIHNNERINTFSNASYTVLPENIGRSRIRNLLAQKATFDWLLFLDADVLPVNSNFIKKYIEAISAEKEVIYGGILYQEEKPKQENVLRWIYGKEREALSVQQREEALYLRFLTLSFLIKKDVFQRVKFNEDIPNARHEDTLFANDLKHAEVHLTHIENPVYHLGLDTSKEFIRKSMESVEVLILFLKNGLIKHNDILITKVFGRVKKFGIHHILSLFYGWFGNYFEKNLLSNNPSMFIFDLYRLTYLCYLDKRQ; encoded by the coding sequence ATGTTGTCGATCCTCATTCCAACGTATGATTACGATATTTCTTCTTTAGTGGAAGAAATACACAGTCAAATCACAAAAACTGATTGTGCGTTTGAGATTTTATGCTTGGATGATCATTCGAACGACAAAGAAACCATTCACAACAATGAGCGCATCAATACGTTTTCGAACGCTTCCTACACCGTTTTGCCGGAGAATATTGGTCGCAGTCGCATTCGCAATTTACTCGCACAAAAGGCAACATTTGATTGGTTATTATTTTTAGATGCAGACGTACTTCCTGTCAATTCCAATTTTATTAAAAAGTATATTGAAGCTATTTCTGCTGAAAAAGAAGTGATTTATGGCGGAATTTTATACCAAGAAGAGAAACCAAAGCAAGAAAATGTATTGCGTTGGATTTACGGAAAAGAACGGGAAGCTTTGAGCGTGCAACAACGAGAAGAAGCCTTGTATTTACGGTTTTTAACCTTGAGTTTTTTGATTAAGAAAGATGTATTTCAACGTGTAAAATTTAACGAAGATATTCCGAATGCGCGTCATGAAGATACGCTGTTTGCCAACGATTTGAAACATGCAGAAGTGCATCTGACACATATTGAAAATCCTGTGTATCACTTGGGTTTGGACACGAGCAAGGAATTTATTCGAAAGTCTATGGAATCAGTAGAAGTGCTGATTTTATTTTTGAAAAACGGATTGATCAAACACAATGATATTTTGATCACCAAAGTCTTCGGACGTGTCAAAAAATTTGGAATTCATCATATTTTGTCGCTCTTTTATGGTTGGTTTGGAAATTATTTTGAGAAAAACTTGCTCTCTAATAATCCTTCTATGTTTATTTTTGACTTGTACAGATTAACGTATCTTTGTTATTTAGATAAGCGTCAATAA